Sequence from the Fusobacterium sp. IOR10 genome:
ATATAAAGCTTGGTTTATTAAAATCTAATCCCTTCTCATATATATTTTTTTTAGACCAATCTCTAACCATTAACGGTTCTTTATTTGGTAAATTTGCTTTCATTTGAAAGTTTGTTTTTGGTAGATTTAATGTTTTACCATAATCATTTTTTTCCATTTAATTCTCCTCCTTGAGTATATTTAAAGTTATTTTAACGGTTGTTCCAATTTCTGGTTTAGAGTAAATTTTAACTACTCCCTTACAATCTTTTATTACCCTTTTCACAAGAGAAAGTCCAAGTCCTGGAGCATCCTTCTTATGAGTAATAAATGGCTGAAAAACTAAATCTAAGTTTTCCTCTGATATTCCTATTCCATTATCCTTTATATCTATTTTAAGTTTATTTGAATGTTTATCTCTAATTACTACAATATCAATTTTTTTGATTACCTTATTATTTTGCATAACTGCATCATAGGCATTTTTTAATAATTCCATAAATACCCTTCTAAGCCTTTTATTATTCCCTAAAATATCCCCAGTATAACTTATAAATGAAGATATTAAAACCTTATTATTTTCAGGTAAAGATAATTTAAACTCAGAAATTACTTCAGGAATCAAATGTTCTATATTAACTTCTTCTAGTTTTTCTCTATCTAAAGGATTTGAGTATTCTATTAAGACTTTATTAATTTGTTTCATTTGTTCCACTCTTCCTTCAAGAGTTTTAATATTTTCCGCTATGTTTTTATAGTCTCTATTTTTAGTATCTTCCAATATTTTCAACAAATTATTAAGAGCCTCTTCTCTGTTGTTTAAGAATCTCTCTGCTACTTTACTTATTGTAGTATTTCGTTCTAATTCTATTTTTTCTTCTTCTTCCACTTTACTTCTAAATTTTATGGAAATATTCATCAAAAGCAATTTTAGTAATTCCATATCTTCTTCTGATATCTTTTTTTCCTTTATATAATAATCAAATACCATAACCCCAGTGTAATAATCTATATTGTATACTGGAAATATTAAAAAGTTATTTAATCCTAAACTATTAAATAAATCATTTCCTAAATTATGTTTATATCCCTTACTATTATAATATTTTATTTCTCTATCCTTTAAGGCACCAGAAATTATATTATCCTCTGAGAAAGGTATTTTTATAAGTTGAATTATTTCTTCTAATTCTTTTATCTGGAAATTAAATCCAGATTTTTTTTCTTTTAAAATATCATTATTTATATCTAGAATATGAGAATTTATTTTGGCTTTTTCCCCAATAAGAGCATCTCTTTCCCTACTGTATCTAAAAAACATTCCCCTACTGAAACCAAGCCCTAATTCTGATATAAATGCAGTCATTACTTTTTGTACAATTTTAGTTACATCTTCTTCTGTTTGAACCTCTAGTATTAACTGTTCTATAGTATTCATTTTTCTTAAATTTTCTTTTAACTTTATATTTCTTTGCTTCAATGTTCTTTGATTATCTTCTAATTTTCTAAGCATTTTTCTTATGGCCACTGCTAAAGTTTTTATTTCTCCATTGGTATTTTCTAGTTTTATTCTAGTTGAATAATTTCCATCACTGATTCTTTCTGCAGACTCTGTGATATCCTTTAATGGAAGTAATAGTTTCTTTAACATTTTTCCAAATATTGTTGTACTTAATGTTACTAGAGTTATTACAATAATTGTTATAAATAATCCTATTATAAATTTTGTAGTGAATAATTTCTCCCTTGAAATAGCAACTCCAAAACATCCTATATTCTCATTATTATAATCTTTCAAGGCTAAAATCCCCATATAATAAGGGATTTTCCCAATCTTCTTTTTACTATAATAATATTTATATTTGTTTTCCTTTAAAGTTTTTAAATTTTGTGGATTTATTATTTCCTTATCTAAATTTTCTTTGAAATCTCCAGTTATATATGAATCCCCAATAAAAGCAAAAATTTTATCTGATGACCCTAGCTCAATATATTGTTTAATATATTGTAGAATGTTCAATTCAAAGGGAATAGATGCTAAAATATACTCTTTTCTTTTATTTATATTATTTTTATAAGAATATATTATCCTAGAATAAACTTGTTTATCCTCTTTTACAATATAACTCTCTTGAGCTCTAAATCCTCCCAATCTCTTTCCAGAAACAATTATATTTTTATCAAATATATGCTTTTTTCCAGTAAAACCTAATATTTCTCCTTTGTCATTTAGCATAGCTATTTCTATTTTATAATATTTTTGAAAATTTTCCTTTACAAGTTCATTTTTCAAAATATAAGAAAGTATTTTATAATTACTATTATTTTGTCTTAAACGAGTAAAATCATCTTCCCTAGAAATTTTGTTGATATCTTCTCTAACACTAGTTATATAATTGTTATAAGCTTTCTCAACTATATATATCTTTTCACGGGACATATCAACTAACCTTGATTCCATATCTTCATATGTTATGAAGGTTGTTATCATGGCTACCACTAAAGATGTTATTATTATCGCTATATTATTGTAAAATACTATTTTTACAAGAAGAGAATCTCTATTTATTTTCATAATATTTCCTCTTAAATATAATTATTTTGTCTTCCTTGTTAACCCAACTCTTTGTCTGTTCATATCAATGTCTTTTACTTTTACTTTTATTATTTGACCAACTGAAAGTACTTTACTAGGATCACTTATAAATCTGTCTGAAATTTCAGAAATATGTAATAATGCATCATTTTTTAATCCTATATCAACAAAGGCTCCAAATTTAACTACATTTCTTACTGTTCCTTCTAGTTCCATACCTGCTTTTAAATTATCTATTTTTAATATATCTGATTTTAAAAGGGGTCTAGCTAACTCATCTCTAGGATCTCTTCTATCCTTAATTAAAGCATCATAAATATCTTTTACAGTTTCATTTCCATATTCCTTTTCCTTTGCAAAATTTTCTATGTTAAATGCTTTTAATTTCTCTCTACTTTCATCTAATTTTTCTCTATATTCCTTTAAAGAAATATTATTATTTTCTAGTATTTCCTCTGCTATTTTATAAGACTCTGGATGTATTATAGTACTATCTAAAATATTTTTACCATTTTCAATTATTAAAAATCCAGCCATTTGTTCATAGGCTTTTTTCCCAACACCTTTTACTTTTAATAACTGTTTTCTGTTTTCAAAATTTCCAAATTCTTTTCTATGTTCCACAATATTTTTAGCTATATTCTTTTTTATCCCTGATACATGTTCTAACAATGCCCATGAAGCTGTGTTTACATTTATTCCAACATTATTAACAACAGATTCTATTACTTCATTTAAAGATTCTGTTAATCTTTTTTGATCAACATCATGTTGATACATTCCAACACCTATTGATTTAGGATCTATTTTAACTAATTCTCCCAAAGGATCTTGTATTCTTCTTGCTATTGAAATAGCCCCTCTTACTGTTACATCTAAATCTGGGAACTCTTCATTTGCAAGTTTTGAAGCTGAATATACTGATGCCCCTGCTTCATTTGTAATTATATATTTTGTATCCTTTTTAGCTTCCCCTATAACCTTTGCTACAAAACTTTCTGTTTCTCTAGAAGCTGTTCCATTTCCTATTGAAATAATATCTATATCATATTTTTCTATATACTTTAAAATCTTATTTTTTGTTATTTCTAAATTTTTAGGAGAATCCATTGCTTCCACTAAACGAAAAACATCATTGGCAACATAAAATCCATTTTTGTCAACTATAGCTACTTTGCAACCTGTTCTATATCCAGGGTCTAGTCCTAAAATATTCTTTTCTTTTAATGGTGGTTGAAGAAGAAGATTTTTTAAATTTTCTTTAAAAATATCTATAGCTTCTATCTCACTTTTATCTGTTAAAATATTTCTTACTTCTCTTTCTATTGAAGGAAGAATCAGTCTATCTAAAGCATCTTTAACTATTGATTCTTGAATTTCTTTAAGTTCTTTATTTGAAAATCCAGCTAAAAGTATATTTTCTATTTTAGTTCTTATATTATCTTCTGTTTTTATATTAACTTTTAATATATTTTCCTTTTCCCCTCTATTAAGTGCTAACACTCTGTGAGATAATATAGTTTTTATTACTTCTGAATATTCATAATAATCTGCATAAACTTTTTTTTCATCTAATTCTTCTGCTTTTTTAGTTTTTTTAGAATATACTATCCCTTCTTTCAATAAAATATTTCTTATTCTTTCTCTATATTCAGCTTGTTCAGATATTCCTTGAGCTATTATAAGTTTAGCACCCTCTACAGCTTCTTCAACTGTTGGAACTTCTTCATTAATATAATTTTTTGCATTATTTAAAAAATCATTTAAATCCTTTGCTAAATACATATATTGAGATAATGGCTCTAATCCTTTTTCTATAGCTTTATCTGCCTTTGTTTTTCTTCTTTTTTTATAAGGTAAGTATAAATCTTCCACCTCTTGTAATTTTCCAGATGATATAATTTTGTTTTTTAAATCCTCTGTTAATTTTCCTTGTTCTTCTATTGAAGATAAAACTTCCTGCTTTCTTTTTTCTAAATTTCTTAAATATGTTACTAATTTTAAAATATCCCCTATTTGATTTTCATCAAGATTTCCAGTAACTTCTTTTCTATATCTAGATATAAAGGGAACTGTTGACCCTTCATCTAAAAGTTTAATTGTACTTTCTATTTGAGAACTTTTAATTCCTAATTCTTTACTAATAATTAAAAAAAGATTATCCATATTTACTCCTTCACCAAACTATAACTGATATTTAATAAAACTATATTATTATATCATATTTTGATTTCTATTTCTATTTATAACATTTATCAAAAAAGACAACCTATAAAGGCTGTCTTATTCTTATTTATAGTATTTTGTTACTATTTTTTTAATTCTTCAAATTTAGCCCAAATTCCAGCTTTAGTTAGTAAAGATTTTACTGTTCTTGTTGGTTGTGCTCCATTTTTTAAGTGTTTTAAAATTTCTTCTTCTTTTAATTCAACTCTAGAATCTTCTAAAGGAAAATAGTTTCCTAAATATGCTATTGCTTTACCGTCTCTTTTTGATAAATTTTCCATAGCAACTACTCTGTATATTGGATTTTTGTTGCTTCCTAATCTTGTTAATCTTATTTTTAACATTTTCTCACTCCTTAGTTTTTATTTATTTTAATACTTTTTGTTAGTTATTTAAAAAAATTTATTTTTGCCTCTACCTATTCCCATTGGCATTCCTCCACCTAAATTAGGCATCTTACCTGAACTTAACATCTTCATCATATTTTTCATTTGTGAAAATTGTTTTAGTAATTTATTAATATCAGAAACATCTGTTCCACTACCCTTGGCTATTCTAATCTTTCTACTAGCCTTTAGTATATCTGGTTTTTTTCTTTCTTGTAATGTCATAGATTGTATAATTGCTTCTGTTTTTTTCATTTCTTTTTCTGCTGGAGCTAAATCTCCTAAATCAGAATTCATTCCTGGAATCATTTTCAATATACTTCCCAAGGGTCCCATTTTTTTTATTGTTTGTAGTTGTTTTAAAAAATCATTTAAATCAAATTGTTGAGTTTTTATCTTCTCTTCTAGAGATTTAATATCCTTTTCATCTACAACTTCTTGAGCTTTTTCAACAAGAGAAACAACGTCTCCCATACCTAAAATTCTTGAAGCTAATCTTTCAGGGTGAAATAATTCTAAATCTGCTATTTTTTCTCCAACCCCTACAAATTTTATAGGTTTTCCCACAACTGATTTAATGGAAAGGGCAGCTCCTCCCCTTGTATCTCCATCAAATTTTGTAAGTACTATCCCATCTATACTTAATTTATCATTAAAATTTTTAGCCAAATTAACTGCGTCTTGACCTATCATAGCATCAACTACCAATAATATCTCTTGTGGTCTTACAGCTTTTTTTATGTCCCCAAGTTCATCCATTAGATGTTCATCTATATGAAGTCTTCCTGCAGTATCTATTATCATATATGAATAATTATTTGCTCTTGCTTGTCCAAATGCTTTTTTAGATATATCAATTGGATCTTTATTTCCCTCATCTATATAAGCTGGTATATTTATTTGTTTAGCTAGCACTTCTAATTGTTTCATAGCAGCTGGTCTGTATACGTCAGCAGCTACTAAATAAGGAGTTTCTCCTTCTTTCCTAAGTCTAGCTGCAAGCTTTGCTGCAAAAGTGGTTTTACCAGCACCTTGTAATCCTGCAAGCATTATTACTGTTGGATTCTTAACTCCCTTAGTTAATCTTGAATTTGTTCCTCCAAGAAGCTCAACTAGTTCATCATTTACAATTTTTATAAATTGTTGACCTGGGTTTATCCCTTTTAAAACTTCTGTACCTATTGCCTTTTCTTGAATTTTTTTTATAAAGTCTTTAACAACTTTATAGTTTACATCTGCTTCCAGTAATGACATTTTAACTTCTTTCAAAGCTTCTTTTATATTTTCTTCACTTAATTTTCCGTGACCTCTTACTTTTTTAAAAATATCTTGAAATCTATTTCCTAAATTCTCTAACATATTTTCTCCTAATTTAATTTAATTCATCAATGATTTTTTCTAAATTGTCCTTTTCAAAATTTTCTCTTAAATTTAAAAGTTTTTTATAAATCATTCTATCCTTTTTATAAAAACCTAGTTTTTCTTCATATGTTTTTAAAATCTTAATCCCTCTTTTTATATTATCATGGACAGCTTGTCTTGTTATCCCATTTTCTTCTGCTATTTCTGTAAAAGATAAATCTTTATCAAAATATTTAATTAGATATTCTTTTTGTTTTTCACTTAATAATGGTTTGTAATACTCTAAAAGTATTCCCATTTCAATAACTTCATTTAATTCCATATAATCACCAAGATATTATAATAATTTTTCCATCCTTTGTCAAGCATTTTATATTTACAATTCAATTATTGTTTTTATATTTTTACAAATGCTATCTATAATTTCCCCTGTAATCCCCCAAATCATTTCTCCATCATAGGGATATAAAAATATTCTTCTAGCTTTCCCCCATGGTTTGCAATACATTATTGGTAATCCTAATTCCTTTGCTGGGAAGTTTATATTCTTTCCGTCCCTATTAAAAGAAGGAACATTTTCAACCATAAGCTCTTTTATTATTGGTTTGTTCTTTAAAAAATAACTTAAAGGAACTAAAAAAACCTTTTCAACTTCATCTCTATTTATATTTAATTCATTTAAGGAAAAATCCTTTATAAATCCAATATTAACCTGCACAATTACTCCTGTTGGAATAACTAAAGTTCCATATTTCCTTCTTTTTGTAATTCTGTGACTTTTTATTCCTATTTCTTCAAAGGTTTCCCTTAGGGCTGTTTCCATAGAAACTTTGTCTTTTTTATCTTTCACTCCCCCTGGGAAAGATATTTCTCCCCCTTGACTTATTTCCTTTGCTCTTTTTTCAAATAAAATATTTATCTCTCCATTAACTTCACAAAATAAAACTAAAACTGAGGAATTAACATTTCTTTCGCTTCCTATGATTATATTTTCAGACTCTTCATTATTAAAAAATTTTTCAATTATAATTTTGTTTAACATAAATTAGATCACTTCCTTGCATTATATATTATAAATATAATTTTACCATCTTAAAAGCAGAATATCCATATATTTTAAAAAAGAATCTCCATTTTTAAATGGAGATTTCTTTTTATTTTTTTTCTAATTCATTTTGGATAATTTTTTGAATTTTATCACTAAGTTCATCATATGTAGCTTCCATTTGTGGATAGACTTTTTCTAAAAATTTAATCTTAACTTCTCCTGATTTTGGATATTTTACATTTCTAGGATATAGTTCATAAGCTCCATCTATTACAAATGGTTGAATAGGAATATTTAACTCCATTGATAAAATTGCAAAAAACTTCTTGAATTTATTTAATTTACCATCATTTGTTCTTGTTCCCTCTGGAAATATAACAATATTCTTACCATTTTTCAATGCCTTTGCTAACATTTGCATTGATCCTATAAGATTTTTATTAATATCTACTAAAATAACATTGGAGTTTTCCCCTATAACCTTCATATATTTTTTCTCAAAATGTTTTAATTTTGCAAAATAATAAGTTTTGTCTAGAACTTTATTTGGTAAAGCTTGATTTAAGATAAATGCATCTAAAAAACTTTGATGATTCCCTGAAAAAATAACTGATTTATCTTTTTCTAATTTATCTAAGCCTTCCTTATTTAATTTTATATAAAATGTAAAAAAAGCTTTTAGTATATATTTAAATATTTTACCAATTTTGTTAGATTTAGGTAACTCTTCTAAGGGTAAATTATTTAATCTATCTCCCCAATTAAGTTCCACATCTAAAATTTCATTTGAATGCTTTGCCACATATTTAGATAGACCTTCCACTGTACAATGTTCTGTAAATATTTTTTCATCTATAATTACTCCAAAGTTAGCTTCTATATAGGATACAAATTCAACTATATCAAGGGAATCCATTCCTAAATCCAATTCAAAATGTGCACAAGGGGTTACCTTCTTATTTTTTAAATTTTTTATATAATTTGAAATTTTTAAATACTCTTCAAAAGTTGGTTCCTCTAAATTAGTTATTTTTTCTTCCTTTTTGGTAATTAGATCCTTTAACATAAATCTTCTTACTTTACCTATTTTTGTTTTTGGAAATTCTTCCTTACTTATTTTAATATCTAATATTTTCCTATATTTAGGAGCTATTTTATTATATTTTTCTATTATTCCTAGTTTAAAAGTTTCAACAATGTTTGTAACCTCATTTTCATGTAACTTATAAAAATCAGGATGTATTAATGCTGTTAACTTCCCTTCATAGTCCATTATTGCTATTTCCTTTATTAACTGGCTTTGGCTCATAATTTCTCTCTCTATTTCTATGGGGTTTATATTTTTACCATTGGAAAGAACTATCATCTCTTTTTTTCTTCCTGTTACATATAATTGTTTCCCTCTAACTTCTCCTAAATCACCTGTATGAAACCATCCTTCTTTATCTATTGCTAAAGCTGTTTCTTCAGGTTTGTTGTAGTAACCTTTCATTACGTTTCTTCCTTTAACAACAATTTCATTATCTTCTAAAATTTTAACTGTAATTCCTGACAATATTACCCCAGCTGATCCTGGAACTATTTTCCCAGTAGGTGTGAAGCTTATCATTGGTGCTGTTTCTGTCAAACCATATCCTTCACATATATCTATTCCTAAGGTTATAAAATCTCCAGTTACCTTAGCATCTAATTTAGAACCTCCAGAAACTAAAAATCTTATATTCCCTCCTAGTTCCATATGAACTTTTTTAAATATTTTTTTTCTTATATTTTTATTTGAAATTTTTTCTGCTATTTTAAATATTCCCCTTGTTAATTTTTTAGAATTAATTTTATCCATGATTTTTTTATGTAAAACTTCCCATAATTTTGGGACTCCAACTATCACTGTAATTTTATATTCCTTTAAAGCTTCCAACATAGCTTGGGAAGATACTTCTTTTAAAAATACTAATGTAGCTCCCTCTACCAATGGTAATATTCCAGAGCCTAATAGGGGTAATATATGGTGCATTGGAAGAAGACCTAATATTTTATCCTCTGAAATATACATTTTATATTCCCTAAGTCCTTCTATATTAACTAATAAATTATCTAAAGTTAGCATAACTCCCTTTGGTTTTCCAGTTGTTCCTGATGTGTACAGCATAATTGCAACCATATTAATATCATTTAGCTCAACTTTTAAATCAGTTCCACTGTAATCCATAGGTATATCTTCAACAATTAATATTTTTGTATTTTTTTTTGATAAGAATAGGGCCTTTTCCACTTCTTTTAATTTTTTCTTTGATGTAAATATATATTTAGGACTGCAGTCTGAAATATAATATTCTAACTCTTCCCCTGTAAAACTAGAATCTATAGTTACACATGTTCCTTCTTTATCCCATATCCCAAAAAAACTATAAATTAATTCTGGTCTATTTTCCATAAAAATCATAACCTTATCTTCTTTTTTTATGTTTAACCTTTCCCCAAATGATTTTGAGTATTTTATAATTTCTTCATATGAAATTTTATATTCATTATATATAATTCCAATTTTGTTATGCTTTTTTAAAAATATCATTAGGTTGTCTCCTTAAAATTTATTAATTTTATTCCATTAAAAATTATATCATATTTCCAATACTTTTAATATATTTACACTCTAAGTACCAATTCATATTTTGAACTTTGTTATATTATATCATAACACTATTATATTATAACTATATTACCTCTAATTTATATTGACTTTTTTCTTTAAATAATATAATCTATTAATTATTGTCACTTGAAGGAGGTAAACTTATGAGACAAATCATTCTTTATGTACTTATCCTTATTTTAGGAGCAACTTTAGTTAGAAAAAAATTGATTCCTTCTTTTATAAAAAAAAGACTTGGAATTTTACAAACAATTTCCCTTTTTATACTTTTAGGAACAATGGGCTATAAAATAGGTATAAATGAAACTATTATTAAAAATTTTAAAAACATTGGATTTCAAGCAAGTATTTTTGCCATTTCAACATGTGTATTTAGTGTCTTAATCACATTTATATTATTTAAAATTTCAAAAATATTTTTAAAAAAATCTAATATTGAAAAAAGGGGGTAAAATGTTAGGAATTATAATTTCAATTATTTCAGGGGGACTTTTAGGTTATTTTTTTCAAAATGACTATTTAACAAAAAATAGTGATTCTTTAGTTAGTGGTGGACTATGTCTTTTACTTCTTTTTGTTGGAATGGATATTGGAAATAATCAATCTCTTTTTTCAAAACTTTCTAAATTCGGAAAAAAAATTTGGTTACTACCAATTGGAACTATAATAGGTTCTTTTATAGGAGGATACATAGCCTCTTATATTACAAGTGTCCATTTAGGGGAAGGTATTGCAATTAGTATGGGACTTGGATGGTATTCTTTATCTGCTATAGAACTTTCTAAAATTAGTGCTGAACTTGGAAGTCTTGCTTTTTTAACCAATGTTATTAGAGAAGTTTTAGCTATTTTAACTATTCCCCTTGTTGCTAAATATATAGGACATTTAGAGTCTGTTTCAGTGGCTGGAGCAACATCTATGGATACTTTGCTTCCAATTATAAATAAAAGCACTTCCCCTGATATTGCTGTAATTGCTTTTTTTAGTGGAATAACTTTGTCCACAGCTGTTCCATTTTTAGTAACTGCTGCAATCGCTTTTTTCCATTTAGCTTAAATATTTTAGTTATTTTATTTCTCTACACTCTAAGTAATAACGTTTTTTACTAGCTTCCCCCATGGAAAAACTTTTTCTAGGAAGAACTCCCTTTAAAATAATTGTTTTAAATAAGTCTGATTTTTTTATTGTGTCCAAAATTATTCCCACTTTTCCATTTTTAGATAGTTCTATTGTTTCCTTTTCCCCATGAATATAATCTAAAGAACCTCCAAATTTTTCTAAATACTCATCTAAAAATATTTGTATACTTCCCACAGTTAAATTATGAATTGGATTTTTTATCTCCATCTTTTTTTTCTTTGAATCCTTTACAACAACTATACTTTGAGAAGAAAAAGCACTGGTTTTATTTTCATTACAATATTCTTCCAATTTATTTAAAAAATGATCCTGGTCAATATTAAAAACCAATCTATGTATTGCTTGAAATTTTAAAGAATCATCATGTAAATTATTTAATTCCACCAAGGGAAATCTTACTGAACTTTTTTTAGCTGCCTCTTCACCTAATTTCTCTTTTAATTTTTCATAACAACTTTTTGCTGCTGCTAAAGAATGGTTTCCATCTCCCGTTGCAAATAAAAATGGTGATATGTCTTTCATTTTATATTTTTCTTGAAAATACTTTTTATCAACTAATTTGGATAATCTGTTTTCAATTAATTTAATCTCTTTTTCACCTAATAAATATCCTTCTATATGACCACCTTTTTTCATAAGATTAAAAGAATACAATTTTTTTAATGTCTCTTTTTTATTTGAAAAATATTCTATTATTTCTTTTTTTTCATCATCTATTAAAACTAATATATGAGGTATATCTATACAAGCTCTTTCTCTAATCTTAACTCTTGGGGGCAATCTATTTACAACTGTTCCTTCTGTGGCTCTTATTAGAGAGTCTGACCCAGCATTAAAATCATATTCTTCTAAGTCCAATGCTCCAATTATTCCCTTTCTAATACTTCCATCTATTAAGGTTCTTTCCACATAAAACATAGACTCCTTATATTCATCAAAAATATTATTATCCAAATACTCTTTCATTTTAGAATGTATTTCCCTTACTTTGTTATCAAAATCAATCTTTTCTAAATATACTTCTGGAAATATAATATTATATGCAGAATTATAATCTTTAGTTATTTTAGACACATCATCCCAATATTTAATATTTGATGTAAATTGATCGCAGGCAAGTGTACTCCATTTTTCTAAGTTTTCTTTAGGTAATAATATATTTGTTTTATAAAAACCAACATTTTTCATAAATATGCTCCTTCTTTTAATATTTTTTAATCTAAATTATACCATAGTCTTTAAAATTAAAAAACCACCAACTTGCATTGGTGGTTTTAATATATATATATAATAAATAAACGGGCTTATCTGTAGAAATTTAAGAACGATGTTATTATAACTGCGTTAGTTAAATTACATATTAATCCACCTAGTAGCGGAACAATAAAGAATGCTAATTTAGAATATCCAAATTCATCACAAACTGTTTTCATTGTAGCCATTGCAACTGGTGTAGCTCCAAGTCCAAATCCATTATGTCCAACTGCCATTACAGCTGCATCATAATTTTTACCTAGGAATCTAAATGTTAATTGAGTTACAAATAAGTAAGCTAATATAACTTGACAAATTAACATAACTACCATTGGAATTGCTAATCCAGCTAATTGCCATAACTTCATTGTCATAATAGACATTGTTATAAACATTGCCAAAGATATTTCTCCAATTATATCAACAGATTGGAATACATCAGGACTTTCTCCATATATTTTTTCATAGAAATTTCTTACTAATAATCCACCAACCATACACATTACATGAATTGGTAATTTTACACCTGGAACAGCAGCTTTAAATAAGTTAAAGAAAACTGATCCAATTCCTATAGCTAAGAACATTAAAGAAACTGCAAGCATTGATCTTTTAGGATCAACCAAAGTTTTAAGTTTGCTTTCTTTTTCCATTTCTTCAATTTCTTCAGAAGAAAACTTTCCTTTAAGGTCATATTTTTCTACTAATCTTTTACCTAATGGTCCACCTACAATACATCCTGCAACAAGTCCAAATGTTGCTGCTGCTAGAGCAACTTCCATTGCTCCTGTTGCTCCCATTGCTTCTGCAACTGGTGCAAATGCTGCTGCATTTCCATGTCCACCTGTCATAGGTGTAGAACCTGTCATTAAAGCTATTAATGGATCAATATTAAATAATCTTCCTACTCCAATAGCTAAGAAGTTTTGTAGTATTTCCAATATAGCTACTAATATTGTAAATATTACAATTAATTTTCCACCTTTTTTAAGTAG
This genomic interval carries:
- a CDS encoding Tex family protein, with the translated sequence MDNLFLIISKELGIKSSQIESTIKLLDEGSTVPFISRYRKEVTGNLDENQIGDILKLVTYLRNLEKRKQEVLSSIEEQGKLTEDLKNKIISSGKLQEVEDLYLPYKKRRKTKADKAIEKGLEPLSQYMYLAKDLNDFLNNAKNYINEEVPTVEEAVEGAKLIIAQGISEQAEYRERIRNILLKEGIVYSKKTKKAEELDEKKVYADYYEYSEVIKTILSHRVLALNRGEKENILKVNIKTEDNIRTKIENILLAGFSNKELKEIQESIVKDALDRLILPSIEREVRNILTDKSEIEAIDIFKENLKNLLLQPPLKEKNILGLDPGYRTGCKVAIVDKNGFYVANDVFRLVEAMDSPKNLEITKNKILKYIEKYDIDIISIGNGTASRETESFVAKVIGEAKKDTKYIITNEAGASVYSASKLANEEFPDLDVTVRGAISIARRIQDPLGELVKIDPKSIGVGMYQHDVDQKRLTESLNEVIESVVNNVGINVNTASWALLEHVSGIKKNIAKNIVEHRKEFGNFENRKQLLKVKGVGKKAYEQMAGFLIIENGKNILDSTIIHPESYKIAEEILENNNISLKEYREKLDESREKLKAFNIENFAKEKEYGNETVKDIYDALIKDRRDPRDELARPLLKSDILKIDNLKAGMELEGTVRNVVKFGAFVDIGLKNDALLHISEISDRFISDPSKVLSVGQIIKVKVKDIDMNRQRVGLTRKTK
- a CDS encoding ATP-binding protein gives rise to the protein MKINRDSLLVKIVFYNNIAIIITSLVVAMITTFITYEDMESRLVDMSREKIYIVEKAYNNYITSVREDINKISREDDFTRLRQNNSNYKILSYILKNELVKENFQKYYKIEIAMLNDKGEILGFTGKKHIFDKNIIVSGKRLGGFRAQESYIVKEDKQVYSRIIYSYKNNINKRKEYILASIPFELNILQYIKQYIELGSSDKIFAFIGDSYITGDFKENLDKEIINPQNLKTLKENKYKYYYSKKKIGKIPYYMGILALKDYNNENIGCFGVAISREKLFTTKFIIGLFITIIVITLVTLSTTIFGKMLKKLLLPLKDITESAERISDGNYSTRIKLENTNGEIKTLAVAIRKMLRKLEDNQRTLKQRNIKLKENLRKMNTIEQLILEVQTEEDVTKIVQKVMTAFISELGLGFSRGMFFRYSRERDALIGEKAKINSHILDINNDILKEKKSGFNFQIKELEEIIQLIKIPFSEDNIISGALKDREIKYYNSKGYKHNLGNDLFNSLGLNNFLIFPVYNIDYYTGVMVFDYYIKEKKISEEDMELLKLLLMNISIKFRSKVEEEEKIELERNTTISKVAERFLNNREEALNNLLKILEDTKNRDYKNIAENIKTLEGRVEQMKQINKVLIEYSNPLDREKLEEVNIEHLIPEVISEFKLSLPENNKVLISSFISYTGDILGNNKRLRRVFMELLKNAYDAVMQNNKVIKKIDIVVIRDKHSNKLKIDIKDNGIGISEENLDLVFQPFITHKKDAPGLGLSLVKRVIKDCKGVVKIYSKPEIGTTVKITLNILKEEN
- the ylxM gene encoding YlxM family DNA-binding protein — encoded protein: MELNEVIEMGILLEYYKPLLSEKQKEYLIKYFDKDLSFTEIAEENGITRQAVHDNIKRGIKILKTYEEKLGFYKKDRMIYKKLLNLRENFEKDNLEKIIDELN
- the rpsP gene encoding 30S ribosomal protein S16, coding for MLKIRLTRLGSNKNPIYRVVAMENLSKRDGKAIAYLGNYFPLEDSRVELKEEEILKHLKNGAQPTRTVKSLLTKAGIWAKFEELKK
- the ffh gene encoding signal recognition particle protein; the protein is MLENLGNRFQDIFKKVRGHGKLSEENIKEALKEVKMSLLEADVNYKVVKDFIKKIQEKAIGTEVLKGINPGQQFIKIVNDELVELLGGTNSRLTKGVKNPTVIMLAGLQGAGKTTFAAKLAARLRKEGETPYLVAADVYRPAAMKQLEVLAKQINIPAYIDEGNKDPIDISKKAFGQARANNYSYMIIDTAGRLHIDEHLMDELGDIKKAVRPQEILLVVDAMIGQDAVNLAKNFNDKLSIDGIVLTKFDGDTRGGAALSIKSVVGKPIKFVGVGEKIADLELFHPERLASRILGMGDVVSLVEKAQEVVDEKDIKSLEEKIKTQQFDLNDFLKQLQTIKKMGPLGSILKMIPGMNSDLGDLAPAEKEMKKTEAIIQSMTLQERKKPDILKASRKIRIAKGSGTDVSDINKLLKQFSQMKNMMKMLSSGKMPNLGGGMPMGIGRGKNKFF